A single region of the Palaemon carinicauda isolate YSFRI2023 chromosome 17, ASM3689809v2, whole genome shotgun sequence genome encodes:
- the LOC137656000 gene encoding putative nuclease HARBI1 yields MCAKIKATKQKRMWCKEWLRRREDIGSHMTILRELKHGHEADFINYMRMDPNTFYKILSKVEPYIMKEDTNMRQSISAEARLHATLLFLSTGCSYRSLQYSTRISKQSLSAIIPETCKQIYEVLREDYLKTPSTPEEWKNVSNDFWRMWNFPNCLGAIDGKHIVIRQPPGSGSYFYNYKGTYSIILMAICDANSNFIYADVGVNGRVSDGGVWANTSISQRIVNHTAGMPEDTKLPGSDKTLPFVFLADDAFPLQRHIMKPYPYQKQTTSERIFSYRLSRGRRTVENGFGMLANRFRVFLAPINLPPEKVDIMVLACTALHNFLRKDEINQYSQPEGCLETECLSDGIVAPGEWQQTSADLLGLQVVGRNASIEGKVVREKYMEYFQGEGAVSWQNKFLNDSGNVSYNV; encoded by the exons ATGTGTGCAAAGATAAAAGCAACAAAGCAGAAAAGGATGTGGTGTAAAGAGTGGTTACGAAGAAGAGAAGACATTGGAAGTCACATGACAATATTGCGGGAACTGAAACATGGTCATGAGGCAGATTTCATCAACTATATGAGAATGGACCCTAACACTTTTTATAAAATCTTATCGAAAGTGGAACCATATATAATGAAAGAAGATACCAACATGAGGCAAAGTATTTCAGCTGAAGCTCGACTTCATGCAACATTACTCTTTCTGTCAACAGGATGCAGCTACAGATCACTACAATACAGCACAAGGATTTCCAAGCAGAGTTTGAGTGCAATAATTCCAGAAACCTGCAAACAAATCTATGAAGTCCTGAGGGAAGACTACCTTAAG ACGCCTTCAACACCAGAGGAATGGAAAAATGTGAGCAACGATTTTTGGAGAATGTGGAATTTCCCAAACTGCCTTGGAGCCATTGACGGCAAACATATTGTAATACGGCAGCCGCCTGGTAGTGGGTCCTATTTCTATAACTACAAAGGCACTTACAGTATCATTCTTATGGCTATATGTGATGCTAATTCAAATTTCATCTATGCAGATGTTGGTGTAAATGGACGGGTGTCTGACGGAGGTGTGTGGGCGAACACCAGTATCAGTCAGCGTATTGTCAATCACACTGCCGGAATGCCAGAGGATACCAAGCTACCTGGGAGCGATAAAACCTTGCCATTTGTCTTTTTAGCAGACGATGCTTTTCCTTTGCAACGTCATATAATGAAGCCATATCCATACCAGAAACAAACTACAAGCGAAAGGATATTTTCATATCGACTCTCCAGAGGACGACGTACCGTGGAAAATGGATTTGGAATGCTTGCAAATAGATTCCGAGTGTTCCTTGCACCAATCAATTTACCCCCGGAAAAAGTTGACATAATGGTACTTGCATGTACTGCTCTCCACAACTTTTTACGGAAAGATGAAATAAACCAGTATTCACAGCCCGAGGGGTGCTTGGAAACCGAGTGTCTCTCTGATGGGATCGTTGCACCAGGGGAGTGGCAACAAACGAGTGCAGATTTGTTAGGACTTCAGGTGGTGGGGCGTAATGCCAGCATTGAGGGAAAGGTGGTGCGAGAAAAGTATATGGAGTATTTTCAGGGTGAAGGAGCAGTGTCTTGGCAAAACAAATTTCTTAATGACAGCGGAAATGTTTCTTATAATGTTTGA